The following are from one region of the Paenibacillus sp. JZ16 genome:
- a CDS encoding DUF2164 domain-containing protein has translation MKPTKFPKEQREQLIGLVQEYFETERGETLGHLAAEGVLDFFTETLGPHLYNQALSDCRTVVSQRMISLEEDIYALEQKVKRTR, from the coding sequence ATGAAACCTACCAAATTCCCTAAAGAACAACGCGAACAGCTGATTGGACTGGTTCAGGAATACTTTGAGACCGAGCGCGGCGAAACCCTCGGCCATCTAGCCGCAGAGGGTGTTCTTGATTTTTTCACGGAGACCTTAGGGCCTCATCTATACAATCAAGCGCTCAGCGACTGCAGAACGGTTGTTAGTCAGCGTATGATTTCCCTTGAAGAGGATATTTACGCATTGGAACAAAAAGTGAAGCGGACTCGTTAA